A single region of the Arthrobacter sp. PAMC25564 genome encodes:
- a CDS encoding class III extradiol ring-cleavage dioxygenase yields the protein MTQTLDRPPVLFLSHGAPPLADDATWTSELNAWSGTFDKPKDILMVSAHWENAPVTLSATKRNPGLVYDFWGFPQKYYDVAYDAPQASELATEVEKLVAGHGHHVERDESRGLDHGAYVPLKEMYPDADVPVVQMSMPTLDPQGLFDLGKSLGPLRDRGTLIVGSGFTTHNLRWFNPAGGPDSAPPAASSEFDHWAEEAMARGDVDSILDFLHKAPAAREAHPRSEHWAPLYVALGAAYGSGDIQAKTAIEGFWFGLSKRSWTLT from the coding sequence ATGACGCAGACACTTGACCGCCCTCCCGTCCTCTTTCTCAGCCACGGTGCACCGCCGCTCGCCGACGATGCCACTTGGACCAGCGAACTCAATGCCTGGTCCGGCACCTTTGACAAGCCCAAAGACATCCTGATGGTGTCCGCCCATTGGGAAAATGCCCCCGTCACCCTGAGTGCAACGAAGCGCAATCCGGGCCTGGTGTATGACTTTTGGGGCTTCCCGCAGAAGTACTACGACGTCGCCTACGACGCCCCGCAGGCATCCGAGCTCGCCACCGAAGTGGAGAAGCTCGTGGCCGGCCATGGCCACCATGTCGAGCGCGATGAGAGCCGTGGACTGGACCATGGAGCCTACGTGCCGCTCAAGGAGATGTACCCCGATGCGGATGTGCCGGTGGTTCAGATGTCCATGCCGACCCTGGATCCGCAGGGACTGTTCGACCTCGGCAAGTCGCTCGGGCCGCTCCGGGACCGCGGCACGCTGATCGTCGGGTCCGGCTTCACCACGCACAATCTCCGCTGGTTCAACCCCGCGGGCGGGCCCGACAGCGCCCCGCCCGCAGCATCCAGCGAATTCGATCACTGGGCAGAGGAAGCCATGGCACGCGGCGACGTCGATTCCATCCTCGACTTCCTGCACAAGGCACCGGCCGCCCGCGAGGCACACCCGAGAAGCGAGCACTGGGCACCGCTGTATGTCGCCCTCGGCGCAGCCTACGGCTCCGGCGACATCCAGGCAAAGACGGCAATCGAAGGATTCTGGTTCGGGCTGTCCAAGCGCTCCTGGACGCTGACGTAG